In Thermococcus sp. M39, the following are encoded in one genomic region:
- a CDS encoding nucleotidyltransferase family protein, whose translation MGDESMKKIKVGVIPAAGKGNRISELPLTRILPKPMLPILNRPILEYVIENMKKVGVETVYMIVGHKKELIKEYFRDGSEWNVDISYIEQKELKGIAHAVGLTREYIDEPFMVILGDDLTITDSFNNFVEIFWKTGAYVVEGVVSENSLEVLKRTCYVLLDNNNKIIEIVEKPTQPKSNLRGIGVYLFDPIVFEYIDRTPISAKRGEKEITDTIGLMAKDGKAYGAIINGVNININTLDDLMSAIRILLKIDTESDIL comes from the coding sequence ATGGGAGATGAGAGTATGAAAAAGATTAAAGTAGGTGTTATCCCTGCAGCTGGGAAAGGAAATCGAATATCTGAGTTGCCATTAACAAGAATTTTGCCCAAACCAATGTTACCAATTCTTAATAGACCAATCCTAGAGTATGTAATCGAAAATATGAAAAAAGTTGGAGTTGAGACAGTATATATGATTGTGGGACATAAAAAGGAGCTAATAAAAGAGTATTTTAGAGATGGGAGTGAGTGGAATGTTGATATATCCTATATTGAGCAGAAAGAACTGAAAGGTATTGCACATGCAGTCGGATTGACTAGGGAGTACATAGATGAACCCTTCATGGTGATACTAGGGGATGATTTAACGATTACGGATTCATTTAATAATTTTGTAGAGATATTCTGGAAAACGGGGGCATATGTAGTAGAAGGAGTTGTATCAGAGAATAGCCTTGAAGTTTTAAAAAGAACATGCTATGTTCTATTAGATAACAACAATAAAATCATTGAGATTGTAGAAAAACCCACCCAACCCAAATCTAACTTGCGTGGAATAGGTGTGTATCTATTTGATCCTATAGTTTTTGAATACATTGATAGAACACCAATTTCTGCAAAGAGAGGCGAAAAAGAGATTACTGATACTATAGGATTAATGGCAAAAGATGGAAAAGCCTATGGGGCAATAATAAATGGGGTTAATATAAATATCAACACACTTGATGATCTAATGTCGGCAATTAGGATACTTCTTAAAATAGATACGGAGAGTGATATCTTATGA
- a CDS encoding alkaline phosphatase family protein, whose product MKVMVFGIDGMSPDVLKKVIDYLELPHLRKIIKDGIVASTETVFPPSSAPAWTSLFTGTTPEAHGVFDFFDTFLLRKGIFSIDRTLSSVNLWNKTVWAKASLLKKRVLCVGVPVFYPAHKVNGIYIAGELLTPQIDRKAVYPVDVYKLVKDFGYEKSFNEMHDAIARISTTKLYGTRYEIFSLIEDITNNEKIKFDIFRTLFEQNEYDLSIFVTTAYDYISHYFLDESNIGQTAKVMKPYFNALDNFAKYIISNLDDDSILFVVSDHGMHTIYRVFLINNWLRMKKLLIPREYHIKNLNITHFQKKALHILVKFSRYLHLDNVLRKYVESKIKNMGRAKSFVDAIDIENSLGYCLSYSSYGIFLKQKKIKQRLMTELKSLKDDNYNNKIFNNVWSYTSSEKAPDIILMPNKGYTISPLLLKGENILVDSNKISVKVADHTVDATFIAYPRDQYSGYLPKNITDIHDIILENLQK is encoded by the coding sequence ATGAAAGTGATGGTTTTTGGCATCGATGGTATGTCTCCAGATGTATTAAAAAAAGTTATTGATTATCTTGAGTTGCCTCACTTAAGAAAGATTATCAAGGATGGTATAGTCGCTTCTACTGAAACAGTTTTCCCTCCTTCTTCAGCTCCTGCTTGGACTAGTTTATTTACAGGAACCACCCCAGAGGCTCATGGAGTATTTGACTTTTTTGATACTTTTCTACTTCGGAAAGGAATATTTTCAATTGATAGGACATTATCCAGTGTCAATTTGTGGAATAAAACTGTTTGGGCAAAAGCATCTCTACTAAAAAAACGTGTACTATGTGTTGGGGTTCCAGTGTTTTATCCTGCTCATAAAGTAAATGGGATCTACATAGCAGGTGAACTTCTAACCCCCCAAATAGATAGAAAAGCTGTATATCCAGTAGATGTCTATAAACTGGTTAAAGATTTTGGTTATGAAAAATCATTTAATGAAATGCACGATGCTATTGCTAGAATTTCTACAACAAAGCTATATGGCACTAGGTATGAAATATTCTCATTGATTGAAGATATTACAAATAATGAAAAAATAAAATTCGACATTTTCCGAACATTATTTGAACAAAATGAGTATGATTTATCAATATTTGTAACAACCGCTTATGATTATATTTCCCATTACTTTTTAGATGAGTCAAATATTGGACAAACTGCAAAAGTTATGAAGCCATACTTTAATGCATTGGATAACTTTGCAAAATACATAATCTCCAATTTGGATGATGATTCTATACTATTTGTGGTGTCTGATCATGGTATGCATACAATATACCGTGTCTTTTTAATAAATAACTGGTTAAGAATGAAAAAATTATTAATACCTAGGGAGTATCATATAAAAAATTTAAACATAACTCATTTTCAAAAGAAGGCATTACATATTTTAGTTAAATTTAGCAGATATTTACATTTAGACAACGTGCTTAGAAAATATGTCGAATCAAAGATCAAAAATATGGGTAGAGCTAAAAGCTTTGTAGATGCAATAGACATTGAGAATTCGCTAGGATATTGTTTATCTTACTCATCTTATGGCATTTTCTTAAAACAAAAAAAGATTAAGCAAAGATTAATGACTGAGTTAAAAAGCTTAAAAGATGATAATTACAATAATAAAATATTTAATAATGTATGGTCATATACATCTTCTGAAAAAGCCCCTGATATAATCCTAATGCCTAATAAGGGCTATACAATATCTCCTTTGTTACTGAAAGGTGAGAATATATTAGTGGACTCTAATAAGATAAGCGTCAAAGTTGCAGACCATACAGTAGATGCAACGTTTATAGCATATCCACGAGACCAATATTCCGGATATTTGCCTAAGAATATAACTGATATACATGACATAATTTTAGAAAATCTACAAAAGTGA